aaagcgctgtcgaagcactcaggggcatggactgcacagcgtgcagagagagagagagagagaacgccaactggaaatgcaccgtagatccaacagcagtgcttttcGCCAGttgaggtgagtggaacagtggtgaactcagcttgctgttgcacaaccgttcggctccgaagaaaaattctgactgacactcACTggccgcttccctttatacccgtatgtccagggcggggcatgcaaattctgactGCCAACtcgacattggccttttctcaagttcagaggtacgtttggcatcccaggaagaccccttgtgtcacttcatttgacacaacgtcgagtgagtgacagaaggggaacacattttcTTCTGATCACATTATTTATATAGATAAATGTTTCCCAACTGTATAGGCTAAATACTACatgaaataaataacaataacatgcaaagtaatctcttcagtaatcaaaatacttttttaatgtattctgattcccaattatttaaattgtaactgtagtggaatctAGTTACtaatatgttgtattttaaatatgtaatcctgttacatgtattccattactacccaacactgtAACCAAAATTATAAACTGGCACATACTGAATgttttgaaaagtgttttttgaTAAATACTTTCAAACTGTCTTTCTTGCTGGCGTGTGCATTCAGCAGATTTCTGGTTGTTAGAAGGTTGTTAGGAAGTTCAGTTTCTGCCAGTTCCCTGCCAAACACCTGTAGTCTCTGAGCCATCCTCTTCACTGACGCAGCAAAGTTTTCGAGATCCTACAGGTACAAAAGAGATTATaaaatgcacatactgtattatactattattatttcaCTATTATAACAAGTACAGTATTTTGGAGGCTTATTtaacactttaaatgtaattgaattttataacaaattatctaaccaagtggcatttatatgAAAGAAGTATAGCACAAATACACTTCTAAAGCAAAAATTATTTCTGGTTGTCAAAGTTTGTGGAACATGTCTATGTTTAATTGTTAAACCTGAAGGGGCTAGACTTCAAACATCTACTAAAATTCACCTTGACACTAGTTAGttagccattgaccaggaaaatacaaaatgtcactgcatgtcaaaaaggttgccgaaccctggcattatttgtttgcagattcggataccacttgctttgatattgtggtctaaaattcatacatttttaagtgtaattTAAATGTCCATAAGCATTTTGGAGGCCAATGTATGTAGTAAGGTTTTTACTAAATGGTTATTGTTTAGCAGTGTCCATAGAGTGTTTTGACAGTGAGTTTGTTCTTACGGTGCGAAGAGAGATCCAGGTCATGTGGCAGTAGTACTGAGAGCCATCCAGTTCTTGTGTCAGTTGACTCCGCTCAATATAAGAGTGCAGATCAGTCACTGAGCTTAGCATGATAACCTTCAATACAAACACAcaggtttttattatttataacaacatgacactcacacacaagtgtgcaaacatacacataaatattaaGTTTATATAGCTGAGTATACACTCACTAAAACAGGGttctgcaggttttatgaagctaaatttaagacCTTTTAAGACCAACTAAAGAAAATTTAAGGAATCAATTGAAGGTAACAATATACATCAATATGTtctctaaatgtaaatgtttagggAGCACTATATTTATAGCAACACTTATTTATagcaagtttaaaaatgcaactttcaaTAAATCTCCATTACTTTTTAACTTATTTTACAAAATGCTTTAatacctctgctcccaaccaccagaatTTGGGAATACATTTTACCTTCTGAACAGACCCATTATATCTAGAGtttgaccgatatatcagttttgctGATTAATTGTcaccgataacagatttctggaactatcggttatgaTGCAAAAATCCACACTGATAGTTTTTTCCCCGTTGCATCTggtgctggagcggctgggaagGGTCCACTgttgttatacagtatgagattggcctctagaggcgaaataaaaacGATCACtgcactgatgccttgtggtgtttgttttgacctgtgagactacactctgcatagagcggaacacttcagatgcggatttaaaacatcaataatgaaaaggtatgtatacatttcactacagtacacattgtcatatcattataaagtaaatcatttgttgactagatgctgcattagtagagaacagcagtatgtttgctgacaaggctgagaggatgctaacattaaagctaacctcaagttaagtcctacccaaatgtttaaatgtcacgattgttaccatctatatgcattagtttatatccagctgttcacgtttatgcatttgttagccagctaagttgcatatttaaagctagtaatgtgagaaagcaaattaatatcttcatgcagccgagagaaaaatataaacaaatcagaaatctgatttcaataaaaaaaatttatcctCACTGCaatacgatgacttcagatcgatcacattcttgcactaaaaaaggctagacactgTGCAACAAATAGAAAGCAGGTGTCTGGATATGCTTTTAAagttttttaattagacacatggatggttgcaaaagcatttggtgtgaacagccccttacagttggtgggggtctttggccattgcgtcttgctctcttttaagcgtttctcagattaagcaatgagttgtttaaatgatttgtcaggaaagatgttcaacttggaaataaGTGTCTCGAGATTCTCACATTCGGTTCCAGTCTATTATGTTCCGTCTGTTTGAACAACCCCTGGCCTGGGTTAAAAAATCAGCTGACATTAAAAGTCAAATAtgagttcatatatatatatatatatatatatatatatatatatatatatatatatatatatatatatatttttatttaatttaaaaaagtacaatacattttcatggttcagtcagtactgtttatttttgtaataaaggttagcactattttaatttgagtgtttaattttaattaaattttttattttttcattcagtatcaactGTATTCAGTATTGAAAAACTATCGGTTGACTAATTGGTTATCGGCTGGTGCTGTCCAACTTAATTATCTGTATTATAAAATCTAGTATCAGTCGACCTCTGATTGTATCCTCTATTCCTCTCTAACACTGCTCTGCCACCTTCTGACAGATGAAGCAGCACATACTATCACCTATTCTTTATACTGTTCAATTAATATTTTGAGATATTTAGcatgtacacattttaacacaaaattcacaacactGTAACCAAAAATTCTAAATACAACTCCCACATCCAAACATGTAAGTGCTTGTACTACATAAAACTGTGTAAATGTCTGAATGTGACATAGTCTGAATTACCTCCATGCTCATGGGGACATTAATAGTGTCAGAAAAATACTCTTACATATTCACATGTTATGCCAGTTTCACATATCCTCCATGAGTGGGGCATGAGCGCCGATTCGTTTCGGCACCAATATTAACCGATTATACCCTTCACATCGCAAGTGTGAGTCATGAGGTGAAGCATCCCAGAAGCAGCAGTGAACAGATAGTTTTGGCGCCAAGCCTATTTTTGCCACACAGCCCACGCTGAACTCTGGGTGCAgcagaaaacgtctcggttactgacataacctctgttccatgatggagggtacgagacgttgtgtcgctgagttgacactaggggtcactcctgcggagcacggccatctctgattttgagaaaaggccaatgagaattggcgtgtggaatttgaatgccactcccccggacatacgggtataaaaggagtgacgctgcaaatacataTCAGGTATTGCACTGAGGACCCGAGCAAAAGACTcggcgctttcagcggatggttcagtattgtggctagcgggaacacaatgtctcattccctccatcagggaacggaggttacgtcagtaactgagacgttccccatctgtcactcagtcgacgttgtgtcgctgagttgacactaggggtcccatggaaaacgccacagagctcaaccgagttacgcagactagcggtgcgagacgggcaaacctttgtgtgcctcgtagccagcgcagcaagccgtcgcataactacccccaaaacactggcaggcatgaagcggtcgcctgcacctagggggaacggctaactgctcagaagtataaggactggctggcccagccagggccttctctctatttttctcccctgtaaaaggaacaaaatcattcggctgggggccaaatatatatggtccaagctggggggtgtccctccaaagaggaggacaccgcggagaccacacctggccCCGagggggggtttaggtggaatacacacacggtcttaccagctagcagcggaagcacatcgtgtggaacggcgtcgtggtagaccctacccaaaggtggggaggtgtcactacaaacacggcgacccagggcagagggccctctgtccaaggaagacgcggtttgccagtagggaaaccattttgcgggatatacatcacacagggttgccgaagggggcaaccagcacatgtggagcacttacctcagtacgggggcctactgacgcccgtaccggggcggcagcgagcctctccgaagactcgacggccgctaggctagggggGGAAGAACGTCCAGGCTTCACACTTCCtgtgaacgcaactggggaaaagagcgcacgtcttcacctcaagggaggggaaaggcgctatgcacaagcgatacaccaggccagctgacccgaacttacttgtttgtcacctgataacacacgagATGTAACTGGCTCAACACTGAgtttatagaaccttgcaaaggtgttaggtgttgcccaacccgcagctgtacatatgtctgctagagaggtgccatgggacaacgcccatgaagccgcaacgcccctggtagaatgggctcgtaggccagcagggggcggcacgtgctggccgtggtatgccatcgtgatggcttcgatgacccagtgggcgatcctctgtttggagacagcgcttcccttacgctgtccgccaaagcaaacaaagagctgctctgagcttctaaagctctgcgtgtggtccaagtagatgcgaagagcacgcaccggacacatcAACGTAAaagttgggtctgcctcctccaggggcagcgcttgcaggttcaccacttgatccctaaaaggggtcgtggtaaccttgggcacatagcccagtcggggtctcaggatgacgtgagagtaagccgtaccgaactctaggcacagttcgctaacagagaacgcctgcaggtcccctaccctcttgatggaggtgagcgccgtcaggagggcggtcttcagagagagcgcctttagctctgttGACTCAAGGgactcgaagggagctccccgaaggaccacagagaggttccacgagggaacgaggcgcggcctgggggggtttaacctcctcgcgcctctcaggaacctgatgatcaaatcgtgcttccctaaatacttaccttccactgtatcgtgatgtgccgatatagcggctacatacaccttcaaggtggagggggacagccgtccctccaacctttcctgcagaaaggaaagcactgatcaaactgcgcatctctgggggtcttcatcatgggaagaacaccactgagcaaacataCGCCACTTCAGGCCTTaaagacgcctcgttgagggggctctcgcctgagtgatcgtgtctaccaccgcgaGTGGTAGGACGCCTAAGTCtaccgcgtcccgtccaagggccagacatggagattccagaggtctggtcgcgggtgccagatggtccttcctcaggggaatttgctggtgggggggggggggtgctgtcacgaggagcgtgaggtccgagaaccaaatccgggagggccaatagtgggccactaagaggacctgctccctgtcctccctgactttgcacaacgtctgtgcaagtaggctcactgggggaaacgcatacttgcgaagccccgggggccagctgtgtgccagggcatctgtgccgaggggggcctcggtcagatagtaccatagtgggcaatgggaggattccggggaagcctcctcagggcaagtagtactgccagaaactcgaggcagttgatgtgccaatgcagtcgcgggcctgtccaagggccagcgactgagtgcccgctgcacacggtgccccagccccgttgggaggcatctgtcgtgaccacaacgtgcctggagacctggccaagGGGAACTCCTGCCTACAAGgacgctaggtctgaccaggggctgagagagcggcaacacgtctgcgtgacgaggacgcggtgtgtgccgtggcatCATGCTCGTCTCTCAactcgggtctgcagccagtgctggagtggtctcatatgcatcagcccgagcggtgtaaccgtggctgatgatgccatatgccccaggagcctctgaaaggatttcagtgggaccaactgTTCCGTCTGAACGTACGCAGACAagtcagcactgactgtgcacgctcgctggtgagacacgccaacattgagaccgagtccaactccataccgagaaaagagatgctctgaaccaggatgagcttgctcttttcccagttgacccgaatcCCCAAGCGGCTGAGTtgcctgagcaccaagtccctgtgagcacacaacatgtctcgtgagtgagctaagattagccagtcatcgagatagttgaggatgcggacgcccgcttccctcagtggggcaagggctgcctctgcgaccttcgtgaaggcgcgaggggacagggacaggccgaaggggaggactttgtactgatatgcctgacccttgaaggcaaaccggaggaagggtctgtgccgaggaaggatcgattggccgcaacccgccgccttttttgggtacgatgaagtaggggctgtaaatccccttcttcatctcggctggagggacaggctctatcgcggccttctgtagaagggaggcgatttccgcacACAAGGCAGCGgcattctcgcctctcaccgtggtggggcggacgccgttgaacctgggcaggcgcctggcgaactgaatcgcatagccgagtcggacggtcctgatcaaccaatGCGACGGGTCGGGGAGCGCGAGCCACGGCCCCAAACTCCGAGCGAGAGGGACCAAGCGGACTATAGCGTCGGACGTACCGGCAGGCAGGGCCTCGCAACGGGGCGGAGCCCGGGGTGCTGAatctagggacatcgaagcacttaactggctccttgtgaccactcccggaacagcctgggacgggggaggaagaaTTTTGTCCTCCTGGCCCACGGAGACCTGTTGGCCGGCCcagaggaccgctggaaagcgccgtaaaaccaacagcttgcagaaatgaatgaaacagcagaggaattcagctctatgactgctctttcggctccgaagaagatatctgatgtgtatttgcagcgtcactccttttatacccgaaagtccgggggagtggcatgcaaattccacacgccaattctcattggccttttctcaaaatcagagatggctgtgctccgcaggagcgacccctagtgtcaactcagtgaCGCAACTTcaactgagtgacagacggggaactaaaataatcaggagattttAGAAAAGaggcaaaaacaaatgaataaacaaaatttAAACCGAACCAACTATACACTACAATTTATAGGTCTGCatcttgaccaacctttttggaaatttcagtctttccccatccAAGCAGATAGGAGCTATACTTTTATGTCACTTTTTTACAAAGAAAACAGGTGCCCAGTCTGCCAGAGACTGTTCCAAAGATGACCGCAGAGTTGACTGGCTTTCCCTAAAAGGGACTTTGACATATTAACCAATCATGACCAAGTACGCTGATAAACAAGTGCACGTGACTGCCCGCCGTTGCCGTAGGAACCTAGAAAAGAGAAGTGGTCAATGTGAAAGAACAAACGCAAAGTGTTGCTTCTTCCTTGCTCACTCCCCGCTCACGAAGTATATGTGAATCCGGCATTACAGGAAGAAATGGATGGGCTTCTTTTAGTTGTTGAAAACCCATTTTTTttggtgcatttctacttgtACAGACTGAGAGGATGACAAAGAGCACGAGCGCCAAGCGCATGACGTCATTGCTATTGTAAATATATTTCAGGGGATTTGCTGAAAGTCTAGAATGAAAGTATTGTCAAATCAATGTGCAATGCATCAAAATTGTTTCTCTTCTCTGCAATCGATACTAAAGACAAGAAGCGAGAAGGAAAATTagtatattaaatgtaattacaaaacaaaaatcagtGAGCGAGTTTAGAGAATTGTCAGGACAGCACACACCTCTTAAAAACGGATGTCTAGTCACCCTACTTaaaagcaatgagaaaacaatacaTCATAACATTTATTGCCATGACCTTATGAATTTAAGACATGTTTCTCTGATTTTAgaactttttaaggccttaattagCAGAATGGTAAATTAAGACTTTTAAGACCCGCGGAAACCCTTTTttatggttctaataaagtgcttgatGTGATCTTTCactgttgttgcccatccgcctcaagtaacaatgtgttgtgcattctgagatactattcttctcaccacaattgtacagagtggttatctgagttactgtagcctttctgtcagctcaaaccagtctggccattttccgttgacctctctcatcaacaaggtgttgctgactgcagaactgccactcactggatgttttttgtttttggcgccattctgagtaaactatagagacggttgtgcttgaaaatcccaggaggtcaacagttaactgaagctcctgacccgtatctgaatgattctATGCTTtgctgccaaacgattggctaattagataattgcatgtatAAGTGGTGtgcatgtgttcctaataaagagctcagtgagtgtatagtaTACACAACATCACATGTTCAGGCTACTTACCGGTACTTTAAAGTCATCTCTGTGGAGTTTGAAAAACACATCAGACAGGGTTCGCTGCAGGATGGCACTGGGTCTCAGCACCAGAACAAACCGAAGATTACCAGGAAACCAGCCCTACATatatacatgcaaacacacaatCAAGAATCTGTACACAAGCACACACTTATGTAAGAATGAACaggtaaagaaaatgtaattaaaagtaaTATATTAACACATTAAAAGACAATCTATTTAACAATAACAATTTTATAACAACAAATTTGACCATGAATCAAACAATGAACATGTCAATATTTCAAGCATCTTGATGTTTGTGAAATATAACAACAGCAATGAGACAATAAAGGACTATAAACGATTTAATTGGTGATTCACAGGAATATAGAAATGCAGTTGGACTTACTGAGATACGCAGTAATGTTCCCTTTAAACAAGTCCATCGATCCTGGCGTCTGTCAATCACTACGATAAAGCCCACACCTGCTGCGCTCAGACTAGACACATGCACATGCGTTACTGCTGTCAGCATGTATGATAATCAAAGAGCCATGAAAAGAGCAAGTATGTGTGTTTACCTGGGAACACTTGTCAGGTAGGTGAGAACATTACGAAAATCTTGATCTTCAATTTCACAAAATGAAGGAAATTCTGGGAAGATAATGATAGGGCTTCCATCCTGTCCTCTTCCCCCTAAAGAGAGATTAAAATCAGAGAATCTAAAAAGAAAACCTGTTCCTGTGATCTGTTCTGAGTACAAACAGCAAGGGGCAATAAACACCAGAGGGCCATGCAAACTAGAACAGGTGCTCCATTGTCACTAAAGGTTTCTTATGTGATGGCTAAAATTAGTACACAGGCAAGCCAATGAAAACTTGCTCCCACCATCTGTATGCTGTGTCAGTCTTCATATTGTGTTCTATTGCTACTGAACAGTTGTTAGAGATCGCTATGAGAGCCAAATACCAACACAATTCCAGATCGCCTTGTTGGTGTTTTTACCATCAGTGTTGAGGCTAATGTTTCTATTATATTCTGGTCTCTCATTCAATGTATAgtaaatgtatgtgatttttttcactAATTTTATTGTATGGCAGGTTACAATCATTACAGTATGTATTAGCacaactctcctcaacaagctcaCAATTTGAGGCACCATTCGAATTCATGGCACAATCGGTGCGGGACAAGTTACACGgcatagtttaatacttaaagggatagttcacccaaaaattaatattcaatcattgtttactcacccgtgTTGTTGATAAcccatattattatttttctttttcataacacaaagggagaaattgtaaaaaactaaattgtgcTCAGCGATGTCATGCAATGACTGTTTATAGTGACTACCTCTTGAAGCAACAAAGggacacaaaattatattttagaagtCTACTCAATTATTccatgagaaacaaaccaaaatataatgttttatttagtgaaaatgtttacTGAACATTGATCTCCTGTGTTTGTTCATGACAGGGCACGAGAGCAAAAGTTCGCGAAGCCCCCTCGCAACATTGTGGCATCCAAGTGAAAACTtggttatctaaaaacaggtccgccacagcgatagcgacaacagaacacaacacagctgcacacaaaatagagaacagaacttactaaacatgacTAAATAGCTTGCAgtcgaagaatttatgcatttctatgcccagacttatttttttattttttttacgtttttggaCTTGAGCCAGTTCACAGTGGAGGGAGTTAAAGCTGCGCAAtgcaaaaaatagaaaataagcgATTGATAGAATGTACCATCGCTCGTAACTGctagttaggacaaaaactcttatTACCATAAAAATTATACCTTTTACCGTGTGTCATtttcaaataaatgacaaatatattAATCAC
The Xyrauchen texanus isolate HMW12.3.18 chromosome 14, RBS_HiC_50CHRs, whole genome shotgun sequence genome window above contains:
- the LOC127654570 gene encoding guanine nucleotide exchange factor DBS-like, producing the protein MDVQNRGKTVSIPLAEAEKYYLFFRRCQWLHNEIMQKESSSLFAADILTELKKQFAFLSGGRGQDGSPIIIFPEFPSFCEIEDQDFRNVLTYLTSVPSLSAAGVGFIVVIDRRQDRWTCLKGTLLRISGWFPGNLRFVLVLRPSAILQRTLSDVFFKLHRDDFKVPVIMLSSVTDLHSYIERSQLTQELDGSQYYCHMTWISLRTDLENFAASVKRMAQRLQVFGRELAETELPNNLLTTRNLLNAHASKKDSLKLEKTVIDISFFHTQWSDQVGTAEVVTDDEAGDV